The genomic DNA TTGATTCCCCTGGTTTCCCTGTTTTGCTAAAAGGTAACAAGCTCAGTGTTTTGGTTCCAGCTCAACGCATTCAATCTAAAACAAAGTTCAAGTTTGATGGCGTTGTTGCTTATATGCAGGTGAATGCCACAAACAAAAGTCTCCCTATGGTTGGGGTCTATCAAGCATACAGCGTTAGTTCAGGGGATTTAAGTCTTCCCTACAGCGTGCAACCTCAGTAACGGAGAAAATTAAATGGCTCTCAATGTTGAATTGCTAGAAAGCAGCTTTGCTCAAATTAAAGTGAATAGCTCGAAGGTGACTAAACAGTTCTACACAGTGCTATTTACGGACTATCCAGAAGTCCAGCCTTTGTTTGCTAATACTAACATGGAAAAGCAGCGCAAACAACTGTTTCAATCTCTCGTCTTTACCGTCAATAACCTGGGTAAACCCGATGTCTTAAGCAATACATTGAGAAGCTTGGGCACTCGACACGCTTGGTACGGTGTATTGCCGCAACATTACCCAATGGTGGGCAGTAGCTTGCTGAAAGCTTTTGAGGTAAGTCTGGGCACAGCCTGGACTCCTGACGTGCAACAAGCGTGGACAGAGGCGTATGAAGTTGTGGCTCAATTAATGCTGGAAGGTACAGACTACTCACCAGAACGGCTGGTACCGATCGTGAAATAGCAGTGTAGTAAATTTAGTTGTTTACCAAATTTACTGCCTTTGATCGTTCTTACAACTAACAGGAGAACAAACAATGGATACAATTGCACTGGTTCCTAACAACTCGCTGATTACCGAAACACCTGAGGAAGGACGGCAATTAGCCGTGAAACTGGCGCGACTGATTATCAAGCTGACTCAACCCGATGAAGAGAAGCGCAAACAGCTACGAGAGGTCTATGGTAACGATGCCATGATGTTGATTGCCATAGGACAAACGGTTGCTACTGAGTTTGCCACGATCGCGGCTGCTAACAACTATTGGAAGGAGGTAAGCAATGGATGACTATTGTTTAGTGGACTGTGGTTTTCACGATCAGCTAGAAGCCCTAGCAACGCTGCGGCAAACTTGTCAGATTTCCTACCGCACTGCAACTGGAGAAATCGTTGAAGTTCAGGATCAGATTGTGGATGTGTATGCTGCGAACCAAGCCGATTTTTTGAAGCTCAAAGACGGAACTGAGATTCGGCTCGATCTCCTAGTCTCTGTCAACGGCAACCCCACTCGATTTGCTTAGGAGTAGCATCATGGCAATCCAACTCAAGATCGATCGCGTCCTACAAGGTTCATTTGACCTCAAAGCGCTGAATCTTCTGTTTGTATTTCAAGTCAACTGTCCTGGCTGTTTCATCTACGGTTTTCCCCTCGTCAACAAGTTGTATTGGAAGTATCGTCAGTTGGGCTTGAATATCTTAGGACTCTCAACAGCTTTTGAGGATTTTGAGTACAACACTGCTGCCAATACAGCGTTGCTTCTAACTGAGATGAAACTGGTTGGAGCAACTCGGCAAGCGTTAGGAGAATTTTACTCTCAAACGATCGACTTTCCCGTTGCAGTCGATCAACTTACCACAGGTGCAGCACTCGCAACACCTGAAAAAATTGAGGCTTTAACTGAAACAATCTCTGATTTTGATCGCTTGCCCAAATTAGAGCAAGCAGCACTGCGGCAAAAGGTGAACGCTCATTTGCAGCGGCACGCCAAAACATCAGCAACCTTTACGCTGAATCATTTACCAGGGACACCAACCTTTCTTCTGGTTGACCAAAACCTGCAACTGCTAGATGGATGGTTTGGGCATACGCCTGAGACAGCAGTGATTGAGCGCATCGAGAAACACCTTCGCATCGTTAAAGGAGTGACCCAGAAACTATACAAGTAATGTTTTTGTGGGCAACAGCTTGTCACCCGTGCTGCCACTGGCGCAATCGCGCTTAAAGATCCGCCTTTTCATCCGCTTAAACGAGGATGCCATGCTGAAAACGCTGAAGTTTTGGTACACTATCTGGACTGATTCAGCCTTGCGACCCACTGCCTTAAAAGTGGCTCTCGTTGTCGGATCGTTACTCTTCGCGATCAATCATGGCGGTGCTGTGTTGCATGGAGAAATGACCCGTGAACGCTGGTTGATGGGGCTAATCACTTACTTGGTGCCTTATACGGTCAGTATTCATGGACAGTACTCAACCTGATCGCGACACAGAATTAGCCCTTCCCGCTGAAACCCCAAATATTGGTGTCAGCGAAAATCCCTTCGATGCCTCAAGCGCGATCGAACAACACATCTTGATTGGGCTAGAAAAAATTGGGCTAGCGCTGAAAAGCCAGTCCTGGCAGGATGCTGGACAACAAGGCTTAACACCGACTCAAGGACAAATCCTGGCGCTTCTGATTGATAAAGGCGATGCTGGAATGCGTTTGTCAGAGGTGGCAAAACATCTTGCGGTCACGGCTGCTACTGCCAGTGATGCGGTGACATCGCTGGTTGAGAAAGGGTTAGTGCAAAAAACGCGATCGCCCCAAGATAAACGAGCGATCGCCATCACGTTAACCGCTCAAGGACAGCAGACAGCAACACAAACAGCGTCCTGGTCTGATTTTCTACTCAGCACCGTGGATGAGCTATCCGAGGAGGAACAAGTAATTTTTCTGCGGGGGTTGATCAAAATGATTCGCAAGCTTCAACAACAGGGACAGATTTCAGTGGCAAGAATGTGTGTGACCTGTCAATTCTTTCAGCCCAATCAGTATCCAGGGTCAGATCGTCCACATCATTGTGCGCTGGTGAATGCACCCTTTGGCGATCGTCATCTTCGTCTCAACTGTGCCGAACACGTTGCAGCCGATTCTGAAACCGCTAAACAAAATTGGAACCTTTATCTTTCAAAGTAGGTAAGTCAAATGCTGAAAACAGAATCTGCGATCGATAGCCTTCTTAGACCGATCAAACTCAATCAGAGGTTGGATCAGAACGCGCTGGTGTTATCCAGTCAGCAGATAGGCTGGAACGGAATTTTCGTTGAGCAGTATCAGGATCTTTTAAATTCAAGGGAAGTTGAATTTCCTGCCACATCAAATCATTGGCTTGCCTTATCTATGGGACCTCCTGCTCATTTGACCCAGAAGGGTGGCGATCACCTGCATGAATCAATCATTCAAAAAGGTGACAGCATTCTTGTTCCTGCTGGACAACCGAGCTACTGGTGTCGGCGTGGAGGCATCTGCGATTCGCTGCACATTCGCTTAAAACCGGAGCTGATTGAGCAAATCGCTGAAGCATCCGAAATTGATCCAAAGCGAATTGATTTTGTGAACTGTTTCGTTCAGCAAGATTTGCAGCTTCATCAGGTCGCAATGCTGCTGTTCGCTGAGTCGCAGTCAGATGGTGTGATGGGGCGCTTATATATTGAATCCTTAACTCAAATCCTGGTCATTCATCTGCTACGCCACTATTCAATTGTCACGCAACCCATTACATCCCAGAACAGAAGCTTAACTCGTGCACAATTGCAGCAAGCCATTGACTATATTCACATTCACCTCGATCGAGATTTATCCTTGGCTGAACTGGCAAGCGTTATCGGTATCAGCCCAACTTACTTCGTCAGTTTATTCAAACAGGCGATGGGGATTGCGCCACATCAGTACGTGATTCAACAGCGAGTGGAACGGGCGAAAGTGATGCTGTCGAAAACGGATTTGGCGATCGCAGACATTGCCATACAAGTCGGCTTCTCCAGTCAAAGTCACTTGACGCAACAATTTAAGCGAGTCACCGGACTGACACCAAAGCAAGTTCGTTAACATCATAAGAATCTGATAAAGCGTCGTAAGAATCTGAAAGAAGTCAAGCATTGGAACTCAGTAACCTTCAGGTAGTTAGAACCTTTCACAGGCACAAGGATAAGACACAATGAGAAAGCAACTAATCAATCCGCCAGAACGCTACGATGGAAGACCGCACGGATTGTCCCACGCTGTTGTCGATACCGCATCGGGCACCGTTTACATTTCTGGTCAGGTTGACTGGGACATGAACCACCAAGTTTCATGCCATACCGTCGAGGGGCAATTCTCGAAAGCGCTAACGAACCTAACCACCGTCCTGAATGCATCGGGAAGCTCCGTAGAGAATCTACTTAGTCTTCGCATCTACATTCGGGGTGAACTGGGGGAATTCCTTGAGGATATCGCACCGATTCTGACGCAATATCTGGGAGAGTCGCGTCCAGCGCTTACTGGCATCGGCGTTTCCTCACTCGCCTCTCCAGAAACATTAGTTGAGATTGAGGCAACAGCAGCCCTTGTGACCCACTGATTGCCGAGATTCGGTAGCCGTAAGCATCATCCGAAAGATGAGAGCAAAATGACGACCTGCCGCATTCACGGATTGTGAAAAAACCCTGTGCTTCACTTGTTGAGTCACGCTAACACGTTAATCTAGGAAGGGAGTTGAGACCCATCAATCTGTTAAGTTCTAAGAACAAAGTTTATGATAAGCAACCTTCTAAACTCGCTCGAACTTAGCCAACAGTGGAATAAAACGCTGACGTTCTCCAGTCGGCAGATGAACTGGAATGGCGTTTTGGTTGAGCAGTGTCAAAGTCCTGCTTCAGCTTTTGAACTGGAACTCCCTGCCCTATCGGATCATTGGCTCTACTTACACACAGGAGGTCCCGCCCCTTTAATTCAGAAACGGGACGATTGCTTGCATGAATCCATCCTGCACAAAGGGGACAGCTTCTTGGTTCCGGCTGGACAACCGAGCTATTGGTGTCAAGCACCAGATATGCGTGATGTCATTTGTGCCCCGCTGCACATCTGCTTAAAACCGGAATTGATTCAACAAGTTGCTGAAGCCTCCGACATTGATTCAAAACGATTCGACCTCGTGCATGGTTTCGGTCAGCAAGATTTGCAACTTCATCAGATTGCAATGCTGATGTTCGCTGAGTTGCAATCAGGTGGCATGATGGGTAAATTATACGCTGAATCATTGACTCAAGTGTTAGTGATTCATCTGCTGCGCCACTATTCTACCGTCACGCAAACCATTACATCCCAGAACAGAAGCTTAACTCGTACACAATTACAGCAAGCGATCGATTATATTCAAACTCACCTGAATCGAGATTTATCCCTGGCTGAACTGGCAAGCGTTATCAGTATCAGCCCAACTTACTTCGCGAGTTTATTCAAACAGGCGATGGGGATTTCGCCGCATCAGTATGTGATTCAACAGCGGGTGGAGCAGGCAAAGTTGATGTTATCGAAAACGGATTTGGCGATCGCAGACATTGCCATACAAGTCGGCTTCTCCAGCCAAAGTCATTTGACGCAACAGTTTAAGCGAGTCACCGGACTGACACCCAAGCAAGTTCGCCCTTCACCATAAGAATCTGACAAATTGTTGTAAGAATCCGAAAGACGTTGAGCATTGGAACTTAGTACACTTTAGGTACAAAGAATCAAGAGAATCCCATACAAACTTCTCCGCATCTAGAGCAATACACAACTGCAAAAGACAGACTTTTGCCACTCATCTAGCACAGATCGGAAAGAATATTCATGCCTTGGGTAGACCTATGTGCTGAAAATGCAGTCGTTGAATGTTCTTAGGCATCTATTGAATTCAGGCAAACAATGCAACGACTGAGTTGCAAGACTTAAATCACCACAAAACCAATTGCGAACACGATAGTCACATTTATATCAGAGGTCAAATCATGAAACAGTCAGCAGATTTCTTCGTTCGTAGCGCGGTCATGGAAACCACCCGGTCCTACATGGGCAGTCTCATGACTTTTCTCGTAACATCCGCCGAGACCGAAAACCGCTTCGTCCTTCTGGAGCTTCGGATGAAACCGGGAAATGAGCCGCCGCCCCATCTCCACTATGACCAGGATGAGGTGTATTACATTCTAGAAGGCGAACTGGAGGTGTACTGCATGGGCGAAGTCCGGACGGTGCGGGCAGGCGAAACAATCTTCCTCCCCCGGAACCAGGCGCACGCATTCTATTACCTGTCGCCCACCCTCCGGTTCCTCGCCCTGTTGCAACCGGGCGGTTCGGACGGGTACGGTCTGGACGGTTACTTTGAAGCAATGTCAAGTCCGGCCACTAGCATGGAACTACCTGCGAGCGCAACCACATACGCGCTCTCCGATCCAGCCCCCGCGATCAAACTGGCTGCCAAGTACGGAGTCAAGATGCTGACCCCGGAAGAAACAGCGGAACTATTGCCTCACTACCCCGGCTTCGGGGTACCGCGAAAGAGCCGGAGTCATTAACCAAGAAAGGGATCGCAGACAGGAAAGATTTCTTCCTATCTATAGCTCTATAAGCTTGAGCGGTTCACTACCCGCTTTCGGGTAGTTTTGTAAGCTAGATCGGTACGGGAACTGGGCTTTTGTGCTGCATATCATCACTGAATATAGAGCAATGTTCAACTCAGACATTGCCGTCCACAACGAGAGCGACAAGTTTTTCTTGAGGCAGTCAGACACTTTAAAATCAAGCGCGTGTCATAGCTGCATAAATCGGCAGAAGTTTTTGCAACAGAATTAATAATTAAAGAGAATGATGGAACAAGTTCAATCGGCATCACTAAAAGCATACAGGCGTATCTCTGCGCTCGACTCGGCTATGTTTTACATGGGAAGTCTCATGTCCTTCCTTGCCAAAGGCGAGGACACTGGGGGGCGCTTTGCCCTGATGGAGTACCAGGGGAAACCTGGCAATGAACCGCCTCCTCATGTTCATGACTGGGAGCATGAGTTGTATTACGTGCTTGAGGGCGAGATGGAGTTCTACTGCGAAGACAAGGTTTTAGTGGCACATGCAGGGGAAACAATCTTCTTACCTCAAGGCAAGCCGCACGCTTTTTATATCCGCTCCCCGCACCTCCGAACATTGATCCTGGTTCAAGCAGTGGGTGAGCACGCGGTTGGGCTGGATCGCTACTTCATCGAAATGGCTGAACCTGCAACAAGCATGAGCCTTCCCACTGAGGCGGTCACCTATATGACGGACGATCCTAGCCATGCCATCCGCCTGGGTGCTGCAAACGGTATTCGTTTCCTGTCGCCGGAAGAAACCGCCAAGGAACTGCCGCACTACCCAGGCTTCGGGGTCAACCTGGAGAAAATTAGATAGGCGTAGACTATCCATGTGGTAATTCTCCTGAAACCCCGCCCTGTCTACTTTTGCAAGTTTTTGTCCGCTACCGAGAATCGAGCATCGTCAATTTAAAGGAAGGAAATCATGTCTGAAACAAAAGTTTTTGCAACACAACCCCTTCGATAAAGAGTTTATCATCAACGATGCTTTCGCAAAGATGCCTCACTTTTGTCTCTGAGGTTATTTATCGCTGGAGGTCAGACTGGGCCATGAGCTTCTTTTGCTGCACTACAGTTGTAGATAATTTTAGGAAGATTAGGAGGTTGTGTCGCAAAAACAGGTCATTTGTTCCTCAATAATTTTTGCGGCACAACCAGGAGTTCTCTGTCCTCAACAAGTTTTTGCAACACAACCTAAATTACAAGGTGAAGATGAAAAGACGTAACTTCCTTGTTAGCAGTACCCTAGCACTTTCAACATCTGTTGCTTTCGGTCGATATAGGGTTTCGGCAGCTTCCCCAGTCAAATCAGATGAGCGATCGAAAGTCATCTTACTCATTCATGGTGCGTGGCACTCATCGCTACATTGGAATAAAGTATCCGGTTTACTTACAGGTATGGGTCACCATGTTGTTGCTATAGACCTGCCTGGACATGGACTCAATGCAAAGTTTCCTGCCTCATATCTTCGGCAAGATCTGGCTGTGTTCTCAACTGAGGAGTCACCGCTCAAAGCGATCACCATCACAGATTATGTGAATGCCGCAGTCGAGGCAATACGTGCCTTGGCTGCCGACCGAAAGGTTATTGTTGTGGGTCACAGCATGGGCGGAATTGTAATCACTCAATTGGGTGAAAAGGTGCCCGATCTCATTGATCGACTTGTTTACCTCAGCGCTTATTGCCCGACAGAACTGCCAAGTCTCCTTGCCTACAATGAGCTGCCTGAGGCTGCACCTGCCCAATCGCGTCAAAGCGAGACTATTGTTGGCAACCCTGCCAAAATCGGCGCAGTTCGACTCAATTTGCGATCAACCAACCTAACTTATCTAGAAGAGCTTCGCCAAATCTTCTATAACGACGTTCCGATGGAGGGTTTTCTTCCTTACGCTCATAGTTTGACCCCTGACCTACCCTTGAGTCCTTTAGCTGCCGACACTAGGGGAACGGCTGCACGTTGGGGGCGCGTGCCACGCACATACATCCGCTGCACTGAAGATAATGCTATACCTTTAGCCTTGCAAGACCTCATGATTAGGCAGGCTGATGATTTGACTCCTGGTAACAAATTCAATGTGCAGACGCTCAACTCTAGCCATTCACCATTCGCCTCACAACCTAAACCGCTGTCCGATATTCTTGACAGGCTACCCTAGCTTGGGTTGCTAGGGCACGCTTTAAAGCTATCGCATTGCCATTACTGTCACAATCAATCCGCTCAATCCGCTCACGGTAAATAAAAGCGCAATTCCTCGATTAGTTCCCGTCGAATCACACCGAAATAGGCTCGCTAACACCATAAGAATCTGACAAATTGTTGTAAGAATCTGAAAGAAGTTAAGCATTAGAACTTAGTACACTTCAGATAGGTCAAGCAAAGAGCATCTAATGCAGCCAGTATCGGGTAAAGAGCAACATACAAGTGCTCAGCTTCTGTTGTTTGTTACCAATACTTTCTACGAAGAGGAGACTATCCTCAATCAGGTTTTGCAACACAACGATGAACTGCTCAGGATTTGGAATGACGACTTAAACCAAACAACAGAGCGTTCACATCACTAACTCTCTAACAAACAAGAGAAAGGATAACTTGCACACTGATGAGTTATTCAATCTGCAACATGAAAAGGAGAAACCATGACAACAACGTATGGTCAGAGCAATACTTTATTCAAAGATCTCGCAGCACTGCTTACAGGACAGCTTTTTCTGCCTGAGGACGCTGCCTATGAATCGGTGCGCCAACTCTGGAATGGTAAGGTGAAGACTCGACCAGCGGCGATCGTTCGTTGTTTGAGTGTACAAGATGTGATTCACACGATTCGCTGGATACGGGCACATGGGCTGTCACTCTCCGTTCGTGGGGCAGGACACGAGATTTTCGGACGATCGCTGCGTGAGAATGGCGTGGTGATTGATCTCTCCCAGATGAGAGCTGTCACCGTTGATCCAGTTGCGCGCACAGCCCAAGTTCAAAGTGGAGCAACCATTGGCGACCTGATCGAGGCAGCACAGAAATACGGGTTGGCAACAGCTACGGGAACCATCTCCAGCGTTGGAATGACAGGACTTACTCTGGGAGGAGGCTATGGTCCGCTGATCGGTGCCTATGGACTGGCTGCCGATAATCTGCTGTCAGCACAAGTGGTGACTGCTAACGGGCAGCTTGTGACCGCGAGCGCCGAAGAGCATCCAGACCTGCTTTGGGGACTGCGCGGCGGCGGCGGCAACTTTGGGGTTGTCGTTTCCCTGGAGTATCGCTTGCATCCGCTCACCACCGTGTTATCGGGTATGCTGCTGTATCCTCTCGATCAAGCCAGAACGGTGTTACACCGTTTTAACGAGTTCATCGCCACTGCCCCCGATGAATTGACGATTGCGTCTGGATTCCTTCAGACACCCGATGGCGCGACGGTTCTATTTCTCTCACCCACCTATTGTGGTGCGATCAAAGCAGGTGAGCAGATAATTGCACCCCTGCGTACCTTTGGCACTCTGCTGATCGATCAGGTGCAACCTGTCACCTATAACGACCTGATTCGCGGGTTAGATGCGTTTACACCAAAAGGTCGCCACTACTACCTCCAAACCCAGTCGCTGGATGGTTTCCAGACTAAGGCGATCGAAGCATTGATCGAACAGGGGTTGCCACTTCCTTCCCCATTTTCGATGATCAACATTCATAACTTTCATGGAACTGCGAGTCGCGTAGGTGTGTCCGAGACTGCTTTTGCGCTGCGTCAGGATCATCTGATGGTTGAGTTGATTGCAGCCTGGGAACCCCAATCTCCCGACGACGAGCAGCGGCATATCCAATGGGCACAGCACATCTCACAGGCACTTGCCCCCTATGCCTTCAAAGGGGGATATATCAGTCTCTTAGATGAGCAGGAGCAGGAGCGCGTTCGGCTTACCTTCGGATCGAACTATGAGCGGTTGCTCGATCTCAAACAAACCTACGATCCGGATGATGTCTTTCGTTCGACGATCGGACATGTCGCACCATAATCATTAGGAGCAATTTCATGACGCAATCTTTCTGGTTTTTTGGATCTTGCCTCACTGATTGGGCAACTTGGGACAAATTAATTTTGCATGACATGTTTGAGAAGTTGTTATGGCTCATTCATCCAAACATTCAAAGCGAACAACTGAGGGCTTGAACTATGTTAACCGCAACCCAAACTATTGAATTTTGCTCTACAGACCTCGACAAAGAGGTTGTTCATTTGCTCAATTATGCAAAAACTAAGCTACTGACCAAGATGCCACAACAGCTAAAAATGACATCCTACCTGCGACTCTGTTGCCTCGCCATTCGCAAGCTGCGCCAGAAGCCGGAATTAGCAGGCAAGCCTAGCCTAAACGAGGCATTTGACGATTCCTATTCGCATTTACTGCAAGCACTTTGTAATTACAATCCTGAATGGTGGAGGCATTGCTGGAGCAGCGATCGCGGCATCCTTAAATCTGATGATCCGACGCTCGACAAACTACTACAACCGCTGGAGTATTTCGTCGAAATCTACACTTGCAAGTACTCAAGCAATCAGAAGCCACCTTAAACAGCAACATAAGATGAGCCACAAGAGTTCGACCCTTGCCTGATTTAGGCTGCAATTTGAGCTTGATGACACACCAATGGATTCTCAGACATTGACTGGCAAATGCCAGAAGTCAGCGGATATTACCAACCCCTTGTGGTAGCGCGTAAGTATTGAAGAGGAATACATCATGATTACCGCATTAGTTCAATTCAACCTGTCCACTCCCCTAACTGGTAACGAGGTTAAAGAAGACTTTTCCAATCTTGCGCCTAGGTTCCGTGAAGTACCGGGCTTGCTCCGGAAATACTTCTTGCTATCCGAAGATGGCAGGATGGCTGGGGGCGTTTACCTATGGGAATCTAAAGCGGCTGCGGAACGCCTCTACACCGACGACTTTAAAAAATCCATTGTCGAGCGATATGGCTCTGAACCATCGGTAACTTACTTCGAGAGTCCGGTAGTGGTTGATAACCTAGTGGGCGAAATTATCAAAGACTGGTAAATAAGGAACGCCATACGAGGCTTTGTTAACATTTCTAGAAACCCATATCACCAATTGTTAGCCAAATATCAGCGAGGTGAACTAGCAGGTAGAACGTCAAGCTTCTGTGCTAGTTCAACTGGGGCTGATTGATGTGGCTGCCTTACCCGTTGTGGGTGCTGCAAGTGCCGAGAAGGTTCTCAATTTTAATTTGCCATCCAAGGCATTGATGCGTCGCACCCATTAGAGCAAGTTTCCCATCACAACTGTGACTGAGCAGTAAAAACTGGCGCTTCGGAGCAAATAAATACTACTCTCCAGGATTTTTCAACCACAAGAGGAGAAAACGATGAAACTTGAAAATAAAGTGGCTTTGATTACGGGAGCAACTTCGGGAATTGGCAAGGCAACCGCTAAAGCATTCGGTGTTGCAGGAGCTAAGGTGGTTTTCTCAGGACGACGCGAACCAGAAGGTAAAGCAACGGAAGCTCAGCTACGAGATGCTGGGGTTGACTGTTTATTTGTGCAATCGGATGTCTTGAACGAAGCCGAGATTAAAGCGCTTGTGCAAACCACCGTCGAGAAGTTTGGGAAACTCGATTATGCCTTCAACAATGCAGGCATCGAGGCACGCTCTAAACCCCTGCACGAACAATCAATCGAAGACTTTGACAAACTGATGGCGGTCAACGTGCGGGGACTGTTCTTGTGCATGAAATATGAAATTCAGCAAATGCTGACTCAAGGAGCTGGGGTGATCGTCAATACCTCCGCGATAGCAGGGATGATTGCGTTTCCAGGGATATCTCCGTATGTCGCGAGTAAACATGCTGTCGTGGGGCTGACACGAGCGGCAGCGCTCGACTATGCCAAGCAGGGCATTCGGATTAATGCGGTTAACCCTGGCGCTATTGCGACTGAGTTGTTTGCTCGTAGCATTAACCCGGTGGGCATCACAGCGGATGATTTCGCATCGATGGTGCCAATGGGACGCATAGGACAGGCAGAGGAAATCGCTCAAACAGTTGTTTTTCTCTGCTCTGATGCTGCCAGCTACATCACTGGACAACCTTTAGCTATCGATGGCGGATTCACAGTGAGTTGATCGAGAGGAGTAACAGGATGATACTTCAGAATAAAGTGGCTTTAGTCACGTGAGGCACAACAGGAATTGGCAGAGCAACTGCGATCGGCTTTGGTGCTGCTGGTGCAAAGGTGGTAGTTTCAGGCAGACGCAATCAGAAGGGGAAAAAACTGCCAAACTGATTTGCGAAACGGGCGCTGAATGCTTATATGTCCATTCAGATGTAAGCAGTGGGTAGTGTTCTAGACCTGTGGAAGCACTCAAACGGCGCGACCAAACTCATGGCGATTGATGAACAATCCAATCACGGTGTCATGCAAACAAATGGATTTGGAGAAACAAATCGTTTCTCGGGTTAACCGCTTAATCCGAGTTCTTAACGTCAAATGTTTTCGCTCAATCTTCTGGGTGTTTGCTTTGCCGACTGTATGACACTTCTAGTCTAACAACCGTAAATATGCTCCCCAGCCATCCGTGTAAAAGTGCTTTAAGCCAAATGGAGCTAACAACTGTTTGAGGAGGACTAACGCTGTATCTTGATGGGGTGCGAGGACGTAAGCCAGCATCTGACCTGTCCGGTGGTCAATGACAGACCAGAACCACCGTTGCTGTTTCTTAGACTGTACAAAGCTCCACATCTCATCCATTTCAGCCTCTTCGACTTATTTCATCCCTTACACAGGTGTAGAACACTACCTGATAACATCCCTTAACTTAATGCCATTCGATCCTGAGTCTTCTAGTCAATAACCTCAATTAATGTTTCACTGAGGATAGTTTTATGTCACGCATAGCTTTACAGCACTCACAGCCCCAACCCTCCCCACTCAATAGATCCACCTCCGATCAAAGCT from Chroococcidiopsis sp. CCMEE 29 includes the following:
- a CDS encoding SDR family oxidoreductase, yielding MKLENKVALITGATSGIGKATAKAFGVAGAKVVFSGRREPEGKATEAQLRDAGVDCLFVQSDVLNEAEIKALVQTTVEKFGKLDYAFNNAGIEARSKPLHEQSIEDFDKLMAVNVRGLFLCMKYEIQQMLTQGAGVIVNTSAIAGMIAFPGISPYVASKHAVVGLTRAAALDYAKQGIRINAVNPGAIATELFARSINPVGITADDFASMVPMGRIGQAEEIAQTVVFLCSDAASYITGQPLAIDGGFTVS
- a CDS encoding FAD-binding oxidoreductase, translating into MTTTYGQSNTLFKDLAALLTGQLFLPEDAAYESVRQLWNGKVKTRPAAIVRCLSVQDVIHTIRWIRAHGLSLSVRGAGHEIFGRSLRENGVVIDLSQMRAVTVDPVARTAQVQSGATIGDLIEAAQKYGLATATGTISSVGMTGLTLGGGYGPLIGAYGLAADNLLSAQVVTANGQLVTASAEEHPDLLWGLRGGGGNFGVVVSLEYRLHPLTTVLSGMLLYPLDQARTVLHRFNEFIATAPDELTIASGFLQTPDGATVLFLSPTYCGAIKAGEQIIAPLRTFGTLLIDQVQPVTYNDLIRGLDAFTPKGRHYYLQTQSLDGFQTKAIEALIEQGLPLPSPFSMINIHNFHGTASRVGVSETAFALRQDHLMVELIAAWEPQSPDDEQRHIQWAQHISQALAPYAFKGGYISLLDEQEQERVRLTFGSNYERLLDLKQTYDPDDVFRSTIGHVAP
- a CDS encoding YdhR family protein produces the protein MITALVQFNLSTPLTGNEVKEDFSNLAPRFREVPGLLRKYFLLSEDGRMAGGVYLWESKAAAERLYTDDFKKSIVERYGSEPSVTYFESPVVVDNLVGEIIKDW